Proteins found in one Desulfatiglans sp. genomic segment:
- a CDS encoding TonB-dependent receptor, whose translation MGGKRNLFSNWLLYCFFLCTFALLVCGSAIGQEEKEEFSLEAIIVTGSRIARNNNDSVSPIVTVDEKLFDQSTTAAIETQLNKLPQFTPTIQVPTVTGDIQPFATNTPGSATIALRGIGTNRTLTLINGRRGTPSNASGALDINTIPTAAIEYVETITGGASSTYGADAMAGVLNFIMKDTFEGFEVDALGSISQYGDNEELTVSGIMGSNIADDRGNIMMAFAYNDRKKAMQGDRPWYKKNWRDPAIGGSALFAFDTAAIIEGASPDVLNNVMGLPEGQGFTTSPYSLNLFVDQKSGEVYSGYSGLFGPNGVQGVPAAQALGIVDGYNIKITNSGALAQNFTEAYLIYPMERYNFYTQGNYKINDYVGVFGQAYFARTRAQTIQEGSTISGGWSVNLDPSINREVIPTEVLAVLDSRPNADATFQIQGVPPVPRVGNTDTLTFNMVTGLEGKIPTIDWTWEAFVSHGEAETSSYMTGFFSLERFRSVISAPNFGRGGEWNGNEEYGNFGSAQAYCTSGLNPFDWTSVTQDCWEAIAAAVKSKSLVEQTIWEVNSQGRIMDLPGGEMRGAVGASFRENNYYFLSDNVNTQGRSFNDQILGLYPAGESEGTIKADEYYAELLVPIVKDLPFMDRVDLNLGGRSSDYNTTGKSYTYKAQLDWATTSFLRFRGGYNRAERAPNVGELYLARTSSFAMYQYGDVCSMDNRAVNWTASPENDGWQDVVNICGNLMEASGNTDADLEYYSTDFRNIVNYANANGGAVLPSMNDIDPETITPANPTGQTYIQAQPDGGLGFLWPVDVGNPRLDPETADTWTAGFVLDSWIETIPALMDWRISVDYYSIKVKDAIGLQTGEVVFQQCTSRQFNPTMDYLNPNCAGVLRNPDSGVLANLARTYMNNGYFETSGIDVQINWGMDAGPGHVSVSSLINHMLKMDSTELYGANPMIDYVGTTGPSGNGLNGNSFEWKFLTTFTYAFDKYEASLRWQHLDGLRSLGSANTPLPSYDMFDLMGNFQVTDNFRIRFGVDNLFNKAPKLYNVNPNATDGVTGGMFSNQLHDVLGRRFYVGAKVYF comes from the coding sequence ATGGGAGGAAAAAGAAATTTGTTTAGTAATTGGCTTTTGTATTGCTTTTTTCTGTGTACCTTTGCGCTATTGGTATGCGGGTCGGCAATAGGCCAGGAGGAAAAGGAGGAGTTTTCTCTGGAAGCGATCATTGTAACAGGTTCACGTATTGCACGTAACAATAATGATTCTGTAAGCCCGATCGTAACCGTTGACGAAAAACTTTTTGATCAATCTACAACCGCAGCTATTGAGACACAACTTAATAAGCTGCCTCAATTTACACCGACAATTCAGGTTCCAACAGTGACAGGCGATATTCAACCTTTTGCTACAAATACCCCGGGTTCTGCAACCATTGCATTGCGTGGTATAGGAACCAACCGTACTCTTACACTCATTAATGGACGCCGCGGTACCCCTTCAAATGCTTCGGGTGCACTTGATATCAACACTATTCCAACGGCTGCAATCGAATATGTTGAGACCATTACTGGTGGAGCATCTTCAACATATGGCGCTGATGCCATGGCCGGTGTTCTCAACTTCATTATGAAGGACACTTTCGAGGGATTTGAAGTTGATGCCCTTGGCAGTATATCACAGTACGGGGATAATGAAGAACTTACTGTTTCTGGTATAATGGGCTCCAATATTGCTGACGATCGTGGCAATATCATGATGGCCTTTGCCTATAATGATCGTAAAAAGGCTATGCAGGGCGACCGCCCCTGGTATAAAAAGAACTGGCGCGATCCTGCAATAGGCGGCAGCGCTCTGTTCGCTTTTGATACAGCGGCTATCATTGAAGGTGCTTCTCCTGATGTATTGAATAATGTAATGGGCCTTCCAGAAGGGCAAGGATTTACCACTTCACCCTATAGCCTGAATCTCTTCGTTGATCAAAAATCAGGTGAGGTATACAGTGGCTATAGCGGTCTTTTCGGGCCAAACGGTGTTCAGGGTGTTCCAGCAGCACAGGCACTTGGTATAGTTGACGGGTATAATATCAAAATAACAAACTCCGGAGCTCTTGCTCAAAATTTTACTGAAGCATATTTGATCTATCCCATGGAGCGTTATAATTTTTATACACAGGGTAACTATAAGATCAATGACTACGTCGGTGTATTTGGCCAGGCCTATTTTGCTAGAACCAGGGCGCAAACCATTCAGGAAGGCTCAACCATAAGCGGCGGTTGGTCTGTCAACCTTGATCCGTCAATAAACAGGGAAGTCATTCCTACTGAGGTATTGGCTGTTCTTGACAGCAGGCCTAATGCGGATGCAACATTTCAAATCCAGGGGGTTCCTCCAGTGCCACGTGTCGGTAATACCGATACGTTAACCTTTAATATGGTTACCGGCCTTGAAGGTAAGATCCCCACAATAGACTGGACCTGGGAAGCCTTTGTATCTCATGGTGAAGCAGAGACCTCATCATATATGACCGGTTTTTTCTCTTTGGAACGTTTCAGGTCAGTTATATCTGCTCCTAATTTTGGACGAGGTGGAGAGTGGAACGGTAATGAAGAGTATGGTAATTTTGGTTCTGCACAGGCATATTGCACCAGCGGTTTAAACCCCTTTGACTGGACCAGCGTTACACAGGACTGCTGGGAGGCGATAGCAGCTGCAGTTAAGAGTAAATCGCTTGTGGAGCAGACCATCTGGGAGGTAAACTCTCAGGGACGTATCATGGATCTTCCTGGTGGTGAGATGCGTGGAGCAGTGGGCGCCAGCTTCCGTGAGAATAATTATTATTTCTTAAGTGATAATGTTAATACTCAGGGCAGGTCTTTTAACGACCAGATCCTGGGTCTCTATCCGGCCGGTGAATCTGAAGGAACAATTAAGGCTGACGAGTATTATGCAGAACTTCTTGTCCCGATTGTTAAGGATCTCCCCTTCATGGACAGGGTTGATCTCAACCTCGGTGGACGCAGTTCAGATTATAATACGACCGGTAAAAGCTACACATACAAGGCACAGCTAGATTGGGCCACTACCAGTTTCCTCCGTTTCCGCGGTGGTTATAACCGTGCTGAACGTGCTCCAAATGTAGGCGAACTCTATCTTGCCAGGACTTCAAGTTTTGCTATGTATCAATATGGTGATGTCTGTTCAATGGATAACCGTGCTGTTAACTGGACAGCAAGCCCTGAAAACGATGGCTGGCAGGATGTAGTTAATATCTGCGGTAACCTGATGGAGGCATCAGGTAACACGGACGCTGATTTGGAATATTACAGTACTGATTTTAGAAATATAGTTAACTATGCTAATGCTAATGGCGGTGCTGTACTTCCATCAATGAATGATATAGACCCTGAGACTATAACTCCAGCTAATCCAACTGGTCAAACTTATATTCAGGCACAACCTGATGGTGGTTTAGGTTTCTTGTGGCCAGTGGATGTGGGTAACCCACGTTTAGACCCTGAAACAGCGGATACCTGGACAGCTGGCTTTGTGCTTGACTCATGGATTGAAACCATTCCAGCGCTCATGGACTGGAGAATTTCTGTTGACTACTATAGCATCAAGGTTAAAGATGCTATAGGCCTGCAGACAGGTGAAGTAGTATTCCAGCAGTGTACATCAAGGCAGTTTAACCCTACGATGGACTATTTGAATCCTAACTGTGCCGGTGTTCTCCGAAATCCTGATAGTGGTGTTCTGGCTAACCTTGCACGAACCTACATGAACAATGGTTACTTTGAAACCAGTGGTATTGACGTGCAGATCAATTGGGGCATGGATGCAGGTCCTGGCCACGTCAGTGTAAGTTCTCTGATCAACCACATGCTTAAAATGGATTCAACAGAGCTTTATGGCGCCAACCCAATGATTGATTATGTCGGCACCACTGGTCCTAGCGGAAACGGACTTAACGGTAACAGTTTTGAATGGAAGTTTTTGACTACATTCACCTATGCTTTTGATAAGTATGAAGCAAGCCTCAGATGGCAGCATCTTGATGGACTAAGATCGTTAGGCAGCGCTAATACACCGTTACCTTCATACGACATGTTTGATCTCATGGGTAATTTTCAGGTAACTGACAATTTCCGGATTCGTTTTGGAGTTGACAATCTCTTCAATAAGGCTCCAAAACTTTATAATGTGAATCCCAATGCTACTGATGGCGTTACCGGTGGTATGTTCAGTAACCAGCTCCATGATGTTTTAGGGCGTCGTTTCTATGTTGGCGCCAAGGTATATTTCTAA
- a CDS encoding TonB-dependent receptor — protein MGGRKYSFRNWLLYCFFLSAAMLLVCGPAIGQEDSEEFSLEEIVVTGSRIARTNNEAVSPIVTVDDRLLSQSAVTSLQGQLNKLPQFSPTADVPQVEGQNIQPTATSTPGQSTIALRGIGANRTLTLINGRRGTPANALGVIDTTTIPTAAIEYVDTISGGASSTYGADAVAGVVNFIMKDRFEGFELNGKVSMTERADAEQYDVSGIMGANIGDDKGNIMLAFNYVERFPALQRDRDWYKKMWEDPSVSGGAFFLDPYPGIGLGYANLPSTAVLNNVMGNGVNFTSAAGTTVYYDPSSGGVFSGFGNGMAGVPSAQALGIIDNYAIKMNNNGYFTQNDIDAFLMYPQERWNFYTQGDYEVNKYFTAFMQAYYSRAKSHTTQQPGTITSGWSVEIDPTTHRNSLPANILAMLDSRPDPDAPFSLTTNLPARREGFTSTNTYNMTFGGRGELPVIPWTYEAFFSHGEAEVNANMTGFYSLERMRTVMQSPEFGKGGEWKANSGAPDFGFGGATATCAGGLNPFDWASATDDCWLAVDAPVRSKQLMVQDIFELNTQGHIVDLPAGEMKGAVGFSYRENEYEFQSDNINTQGKSLNDQVLGLYPAGESNGYINVREEYAELLVPILKDIPFIKNLDLSLGARHSDYNTTGGSYTYKAQADYRTTDFLRFRGGYNRAERAPNIGELYLARTSSFGAMYNGDTCSMRNATVPWTANSTSNPNNWQDVLNLCATLNDMANPTGDANMQMYGVSAAQIQAWTAANPNATTAQMLVSNGGIVPDAEYDEQTAGGFSWAWPIDIGNPNLTSETADTWTAGFVLDSFIDDIPALMDWRISMDYYTIEVKDAIGLQTGDVVMQQCMSTEFNPTLDPNSPFCQGVVRDARFGTLGVVNRTYFNNGHIKTDGIDTQINWGMDAGPGHLSVSTLINYVLHMKSSELPTNPLVENVGTFGPSGNGLNGNTFKYKAFTTINYTIKDLYVSLRWSHYDKIKNRTGTNTPLKAYNMFDLTGSYRFSGGFTINGGIENLFDKAQQKYNINYDSTTGMYGGSFNNTLQDALGRRFYLGFKLYL, from the coding sequence ATGGGAGGAAGAAAGTATTCATTTAGAAATTGGCTTTTGTATTGCTTTTTCCTGAGTGCCGCAATGCTTTTGGTATGCGGGCCGGCAATAGGTCAGGAGGATTCCGAAGAGTTTTCTCTGGAAGAGATCGTGGTAACAGGTTCACGTATTGCACGTACCAATAATGAGGCTGTAAGCCCTATCGTAACAGTTGATGATAGGTTGTTGAGCCAGAGTGCAGTAACATCACTTCAGGGACAGCTCAATAAGCTGCCGCAGTTTTCTCCGACTGCGGACGTTCCGCAGGTGGAAGGGCAAAATATCCAGCCAACAGCAACAAGCACCCCAGGACAGTCAACAATAGCGTTGCGCGGTATTGGAGCCAACCGTACACTGACTCTTATCAATGGACGCCGCGGCACACCAGCCAATGCCCTTGGTGTTATTGACACAACTACCATCCCTACAGCGGCAATTGAGTATGTTGATACGATTTCGGGCGGTGCCTCATCTACATATGGCGCTGATGCTGTAGCCGGTGTTGTCAACTTCATCATGAAAGATCGATTTGAAGGCTTCGAACTTAATGGCAAGGTAAGTATGACTGAGAGGGCCGATGCCGAACAATATGATGTCTCAGGAATCATGGGGGCCAATATTGGAGATGACAAAGGCAATATTATGCTGGCTTTTAACTATGTCGAACGTTTTCCCGCTCTCCAGCGTGACCGTGACTGGTACAAGAAGATGTGGGAAGATCCATCAGTATCCGGAGGTGCATTTTTCCTGGATCCCTATCCGGGTATTGGCCTCGGGTATGCCAATTTGCCATCCACAGCAGTACTTAATAATGTAATGGGAAATGGCGTTAATTTCACTAGTGCGGCCGGCACGACCGTATATTATGACCCGTCAAGCGGAGGAGTCTTTTCCGGTTTCGGAAACGGAATGGCAGGTGTACCTTCTGCCCAGGCTTTAGGTATTATAGACAATTATGCAATCAAGATGAATAATAATGGTTATTTCACCCAGAACGATATTGATGCTTTTCTTATGTACCCGCAGGAGCGCTGGAATTTTTATACCCAGGGCGATTATGAGGTAAATAAGTATTTCACCGCCTTTATGCAGGCTTACTACAGCAGGGCCAAGTCACATACGACCCAGCAGCCAGGGACTATCACTTCAGGCTGGAGCGTTGAAATTGATCCAACGACCCACAGAAATTCACTCCCTGCAAATATTCTGGCAATGTTAGACAGCAGGCCTGATCCTGACGCACCTTTTAGCCTAACTACGAATCTGCCTGCAAGAAGAGAGGGATTTACCAGCACAAATACCTATAATATGACCTTCGGAGGCAGGGGCGAATTACCTGTAATACCCTGGACCTATGAGGCCTTTTTTTCACATGGCGAAGCAGAAGTTAACGCAAACATGACAGGTTTTTACTCCCTGGAACGTATGAGAACAGTTATGCAGTCGCCAGAATTCGGCAAGGGTGGGGAATGGAAGGCCAATAGCGGCGCACCGGATTTTGGATTCGGCGGTGCAACAGCCACATGTGCGGGTGGTTTAAACCCCTTTGACTGGGCAAGTGCAACAGATGACTGCTGGCTGGCAGTAGATGCCCCAGTAAGAAGCAAACAGCTAATGGTTCAGGACATATTTGAATTAAATACTCAGGGTCATATCGTTGATCTGCCTGCTGGTGAAATGAAGGGCGCTGTGGGCTTTAGCTATCGGGAAAATGAATATGAATTCCAGAGCGATAATATAAACACTCAAGGGAAGTCTTTAAATGATCAGGTTCTGGGTCTATATCCTGCTGGCGAGTCCAATGGATACATAAATGTAAGGGAAGAATACGCAGAACTCCTTGTTCCGATACTTAAGGATATTCCTTTTATCAAAAATCTGGATCTTTCTCTTGGAGCCCGTCATTCAGATTATAACACCACAGGCGGGAGTTACACCTACAAGGCACAGGCTGATTACAGAACAACGGATTTCCTCCGTTTCCGCGGCGGTTACAACCGTGCAGAGCGCGCACCCAACATTGGTGAATTGTATCTGGCGCGTACTTCATCCTTCGGCGCCATGTACAATGGTGATACCTGCTCTATGAGAAACGCTACAGTTCCATGGACAGCCAATTCGACAAGTAACCCGAATAACTGGCAGGATGTTCTTAATCTGTGCGCCACATTAAATGATATGGCTAATCCCACTGGCGATGCCAACATGCAGATGTATGGAGTATCAGCAGCGCAGATACAGGCCTGGACTGCTGCTAATCCCAATGCTACAACCGCACAAATGCTGGTCTCCAATGGAGGTATTGTTCCAGACGCAGAATATGATGAACAGACTGCCGGCGGCTTCAGCTGGGCATGGCCAATTGACATAGGTAACCCAAATCTGACATCAGAAACAGCAGATACCTGGACAGCAGGGTTTGTGCTCGATTCATTTATTGATGATATTCCGGCCCTTATGGACTGGCGTATATCCATGGACTACTACACTATCGAGGTTAAAGATGCGATCGGTCTACAGACCGGTGACGTTGTGATGCAGCAGTGTATGTCTACTGAATTCAACCCGACGCTCGATCCTAATTCGCCATTCTGTCAGGGTGTTGTTCGTGACGCAAGGTTCGGTACACTCGGCGTGGTTAACAGGACATATTTTAATAACGGCCACATTAAAACCGATGGTATTGACACACAGATCAACTGGGGTATGGATGCAGGACCGGGTCATCTCTCTGTTTCTACTCTTATTAACTATGTTTTACATATGAAATCATCAGAGCTCCCCACCAACCCATTGGTAGAAAATGTGGGTACATTTGGTCCGTCCGGAAATGGGCTTAATGGTAACACCTTTAAATATAAGGCGTTTACCACAATTAATTATACTATAAAGGACTTGTATGTTTCTCTTAGATGGTCCCACTATGATAAAATCAAAAATAGAACCGGTACAAATACGCCTCTGAAGGCATATAACATGTTTGACCTGACTGGCAGCTATAGGTTTTCTGGCGGTTTCACAATCAACGGAGGTATAGAGAATCTGTTTGATAAAGCGCAGCAAAAATATAATATAAACTATGATTCCACAACTGGCATGTACGGTGGATCATTTAATAACACGCTTCAGGATGCGCTTGGCAGACGTTTCTATTTAGGTTTTAAACTGTACTTATAA
- a CDS encoding radical SAM protein: MTGHSLAGIAAKLLYNGLIYRYKNITGKPMKPQAVSLEITHRCIARCIMCNIWRIPKEEPELSIDEWLTFLSDDFLSDVRELDITGGEPFLLDDIDLLFTGISRLSKRNLTKLKSVAVTTNGFLTDRVIDKTEKILMDFSKAGLDLVVVCALDAIGEVHEKIRNVKDAFKKVISTIDKLSELRGRYPNLIIGIKTTILPLNIDELEDISKYARERGLFTIMSPCIITSGRYLNKDNKKELQFSKEDKEKMIRFFKGGQFRWSFHADSLVKYLKTGFMRKPCACGFNYFFIRSSGELYLCPLVNMSSGNIKDEEIKSLLLSSNATEFRKKVCKFPECRDCTEPGLERYALTCEGFTYLRALFKLGQRFKLLHSQLGLDKYI, from the coding sequence ATGACAGGTCATAGTCTTGCAGGGATCGCTGCTAAACTTTTATATAATGGCCTCATATACCGGTATAAAAATATTACCGGTAAACCCATGAAACCGCAGGCAGTAAGCCTTGAGATAACGCACCGTTGCATTGCACGGTGCATCATGTGCAATATATGGCGCATACCCAAAGAAGAGCCTGAGCTCTCAATTGACGAATGGCTTACTTTTTTATCTGACGATTTTCTATCCGATGTAAGGGAGCTGGACATAACAGGGGGAGAGCCGTTTCTGCTGGATGATATTGATTTGTTATTTACAGGGATAAGCCGGTTATCAAAAAGAAATCTAACAAAATTAAAATCTGTTGCTGTTACCACAAACGGCTTTTTAACTGACAGGGTGATTGATAAAACAGAGAAGATCCTCATGGATTTCAGCAAAGCCGGTTTAGACCTTGTTGTGGTATGCGCCCTTGACGCCATTGGCGAGGTTCATGAGAAGATAAGAAACGTAAAGGATGCATTCAAAAAGGTCATCAGTACAATCGATAAACTGTCTGAACTCAGGGGCAGGTATCCAAACCTGATTATTGGGATCAAAACAACAATACTCCCGCTCAATATTGATGAACTGGAAGATATCTCCAAATATGCCAGGGAGAGAGGTCTTTTTACCATCATGTCGCCATGCATAATAACCAGTGGCAGATACTTAAACAAAGATAACAAAAAAGAGCTGCAATTCTCCAAGGAAGATAAAGAGAAGATGATCAGGTTTTTCAAAGGCGGCCAGTTCAGGTGGAGCTTTCATGCGGATAGCCTTGTAAAATATCTTAAAACAGGTTTTATGAGAAAACCATGCGCCTGCGGCTTTAATTATTTTTTTATAAGGAGCAGCGGGGAACTATATTTATGTCCACTCGTAAATATGAGTTCGGGTAATATAAAGGATGAGGAAATCAAATCCCTCCTTCTTTCCAGTAATGCAACAGAGTTCAGGAAAAAGGTCTGTAAATTTCCTGAGTGCCGAGATTGTACTGAACCCGGTCTTGAAAGGTATGCCCTGACCTGTGAGGGGTTTACATACCTTCGTGCCCTTTTTAAACTCGGGCAGAGATTTAAATTACTGCATAGTCAACTGGGGCTGGATAAATATATTTAG
- the mftF gene encoding mycofactocin system glycosyltransferase (Members of this protein family, MftF, are putative glycosyltransferases, members of PF00535 (glycosyl transferase family 2). The encoding gene is found as part of the mycofactocin cassette, in Mycobacterium tuberculosis, many other Actinobacteria, and occasional members of other lineages. Mycofactocin itself, a putative redox carrier, is a heavily modified derivative of the C-terminal Val-Tyr dipeptide of the mycofactocin precursor MftA (TIGR03969), and its mature form is not yet known.) codes for MADNNVTFSYILSKGVSIFEKGSTLYLIRKNPLSTITLNPAWAPVLNLLNQREYISFNEVCTHVNADPAKIGIFLNSLVRKGFMESRGYRSLSDYPSVTVIIPVRNRPEDISECLTSLIKLDYPAEKIEIIVVDDASDDNTPEVVSSFPVRLIKNTIRMQASYSRNLAAKEAKGDIIAFIDSDCVAHPLWLKELVPAFIDESNGAVGGKVDSWFDKKAVDRYEKGSSSLNKGNRSRSSKEEGNFFYLPTCNLLVKKELFIKLGGFHIDMTVGEDVDFCWRLKDGGYDIEYRPAGVVFHKHRNKIWAFFKRRFQYGTSEPLLQKKHPDRLKKMFYLPLTVLFWLTVLAAALSGHYLLFLLCGVILIVDTHLKWMKGEKKALPIKYMQILCAVFRGYFVSGYYWCAFFSRYYLFLTFILAPSFPMTTLILIINHLLVAVCEYFIKKPSSSLFSFIFYFTLDQLAYQLGVWYGCFKNRSFNPVNPVISRWRS; via the coding sequence ATGGCAGATAATAACGTAACCTTCTCCTATATTCTATCCAAAGGTGTCAGCATTTTTGAAAAAGGTTCGACCCTATATCTTATCCGCAAAAACCCCCTTTCAACTATAACCCTGAACCCTGCATGGGCGCCTGTTCTTAATCTACTAAATCAGAGGGAATACATTTCATTTAATGAGGTGTGCACCCATGTAAATGCAGACCCGGCCAAAATAGGAATTTTCCTGAACAGCCTTGTCCGAAAAGGTTTTATGGAAAGCAGAGGTTACAGGTCTCTTTCTGACTACCCCTCTGTGACCGTAATTATCCCTGTCAGGAACAGGCCGGAGGATATATCCGAATGTCTCACATCTCTGATAAAACTTGATTACCCTGCGGAAAAAATAGAGATAATCGTTGTTGATGACGCATCAGATGATAATACGCCGGAGGTTGTATCATCATTTCCAGTCAGGCTTATAAAAAATACCATCAGGATGCAGGCATCGTACTCCCGTAACCTGGCAGCAAAAGAGGCTAAGGGCGATATCATTGCCTTTATTGATTCTGATTGTGTCGCCCATCCCCTCTGGTTAAAGGAGCTTGTCCCGGCATTTATTGATGAATCAAACGGGGCAGTAGGCGGCAAGGTTGATTCATGGTTTGATAAAAAGGCCGTTGACCGATATGAGAAAGGCTCATCTTCACTTAACAAGGGTAACCGCTCAAGGAGTTCAAAGGAGGAGGGTAACTTTTTTTATCTCCCCACCTGCAATCTCCTTGTAAAAAAAGAGCTGTTTATTAAGCTGGGCGGCTTCCATATAGATATGACTGTTGGGGAGGATGTAGATTTCTGCTGGAGGCTTAAAGACGGCGGATATGATATAGAATATCGCCCTGCAGGGGTTGTGTTTCATAAGCATCGCAATAAAATTTGGGCATTTTTTAAACGCCGATTTCAGTATGGTACCTCAGAGCCTCTTCTACAGAAAAAACACCCTGACCGGCTCAAGAAGATGTTTTATCTTCCCTTGACTGTGCTTTTCTGGTTGACTGTACTTGCTGCTGCCTTAAGTGGTCATTACCTTTTATTTCTATTATGCGGGGTTATCCTTATTGTTGATACCCATCTTAAATGGATGAAGGGAGAAAAAAAGGCGCTGCCAATAAAATACATGCAGATATTGTGTGCGGTTTTCAGGGGTTACTTTGTATCTGGCTATTACTGGTGCGCCTTCTTTTCAAGGTATTACCTGTTTCTGACCTTTATATTGGCTCCTTCTTTTCCCATGACGACTCTAATCCTAATTATAAATCATCTTCTGGTTGCAGTTTGTGAATATTTTATCAAAAAACCCAGTTCCAGTTTATTCTCTTTCATTTTTTATTTTACTCTTGACCAACTCGCCTATCAACTGGGGGTATGGTATGGCTGTTTCAAAAATAGATCATTCAACCCTGTCAACCCGGTCATATCAAGGTGGAGATCATGA
- a CDS encoding radical SAM protein, which produces MKKDAGALREKIVKAGLKPPETLTLMITDACNLNCPHCLLDCKGPGGVKVSSDIIISIIDEFSALGGKRLLVTGGEPLLHPDWYEILSHACKSPGLSEVVLQTNGVMITGKEIKKLKLLDSAIFKIQVSLDGSTPETNDLIRERGNFNATLSAIKQLIEEGLGKRIDIAFTEMQHNFYEIPEMLKLADTLGVGSFIAGTLIKAGRARNSEWIRLPDKSQVRSLIELYESKPEFRRLYDRTGCISAIEWFKGRDIPADHVCNCISMPFINASGKMYPCVMNLDDELAVGNVHEDGLNAVILKGIEKWAHLPLLDKERAESFEKCKSCPGREHCRGGCIGRAKAVNGNEISVEDRCELRREVYYFE; this is translated from the coding sequence ATGAAAAAGGATGCAGGAGCGCTAAGGGAAAAGATCGTAAAGGCAGGATTGAAGCCGCCGGAAACCCTAACCCTGATGATCACGGATGCATGCAATCTGAACTGCCCTCACTGTCTGCTTGATTGTAAAGGCCCAGGAGGCGTTAAGGTTTCAAGTGATATCATTATTTCTATTATTGATGAGTTTTCAGCCCTTGGAGGGAAGAGACTTCTTGTTACAGGTGGAGAGCCTTTGCTGCACCCGGACTGGTATGAGATTCTATCTCATGCCTGCAAATCTCCAGGGCTATCAGAGGTTGTTCTACAGACCAATGGGGTAATGATAACCGGGAAAGAGATCAAAAAATTAAAGTTATTGGATTCCGCGATTTTTAAAATACAGGTAAGCCTGGATGGTTCAACGCCTGAAACAAACGACCTGATCAGGGAAAGGGGTAATTTCAACGCCACTCTCAGTGCAATTAAGCAATTGATTGAAGAGGGTTTGGGAAAAAGAATAGATATTGCCTTTACTGAAATGCAGCATAATTTTTATGAAATCCCGGAAATGCTTAAACTAGCTGACACTCTTGGGGTGGGTAGCTTTATTGCGGGGACACTTATTAAGGCCGGGAGAGCCAGAAATTCAGAGTGGATCAGACTTCCGGATAAATCTCAGGTAAGGTCATTGATAGAGTTGTATGAGTCAAAACCGGAATTTAGAAGACTCTATGACAGGACTGGCTGTATATCTGCAATAGAATGGTTCAAGGGTAGAGATATCCCTGCTGACCATGTGTGCAATTGCATCAGCATGCCCTTTATAAACGCTTCGGGTAAAATGTACCCCTGTGTGATGAATCTTGATGATGAGCTTGCTGTCGGCAATGTGCATGAAGATGGTTTAAATGCTGTCATATTAAAAGGGATTGAAAAGTGGGCACATCTCCCTTTGCTCGATAAAGAGAGAGCTGAATCCTTTGAAAAATGCAAAAGCTGTCCGGGAAGAGAACATTGCAGGGGCGGGTGTATAGGAAGGGCAAAGGCTGTAAATGGTAATGAAATCTCTGTTGAGGACAGGTGTGAGTTGAGGAGAGAAGTATATTATTTTGAATGA